Part of the Pseudomonas sp. P8_241 genome is shown below.
GCTTTCGGCATAGAACGGCCGTGCCACGCGGTTGACGATAAAGCCCGGTGTGGAGCGGGTGTGCACCGGTTTTTTGCCCCAGGCCTTGGCGGTGTCGTACAGGCATTCGGCGAGTGCCGGATCGCTGGCCAGACCGGAGACGATTTCCACCAGCGCCATGACCGGTGCCGGGTTGAAAAAGTGCAGGCCGAGCAGGCGTTCTGGATATTCGAGTTGTGCGCCAATGCTGGTGATCGACAGCGAAGAGGTATTGCTTGCGAGGATGCAATGCTTGCCGCAGATGGCTTCGAGCTGGCGGAACAGGGCGCGCTTGACCTCAAGGTTCTCGACGATGGCTTCGATGATCAGGTCGCAATCGGCCAGGGCTTCGATGGCCTGCGCCGCTTGCAGACGTGCAATCGTCGCGCTGCGCGATTCGGCCGACAGCTTGCCGCTCTCGACTCGTTTGCCCAGTTGCCGGTCGATGCCTTCAATCGCTTGCGCAGCAGCGCCGGGACGATTGTCCAGCAGAAGCACCGGGTGCCCGGCCTGTGCCGCGACCTGGGCAATGCCCGCGCCCATGGCGCCGGCGCCGATCACCGCAATGCGTGCAGAAATGTTCAGTGCGGTCATGACTCAGCGTCCCTTGAAGCTTGGGGTGCGTTTTTCCATGAAGGCGCCGACACCTTCGCGGTAGTCCTCGCTGCGCCCGGCCAGGCGTTGCAGGTCGCGTTCCAGCTCCAGCTGTTCGTCGAAACTGTTGCTCATGCTGGCGTTGAGGCTGCGTTTGATCAGCGCCAGGCCGTAGGTCGGCTGAGTCGCCAGATGGCGGGCCAGTTTCAAGGCTTCGTCGCGCAATTGGGCGTCGTCCACGCACTGGTAAATCAAGCCCCATTGCTCGGCTTGTTCGGCGCTCAGACGGCTGCCCAGCAGGGTCAATGCCTTGGCGCGGGCCATGCCGACAAGGCGCGGCAGGGTCCAGGTGCCACCGGAATCAGGGACCAGGCCGATCTTGCAGAACGCCTGGATGAAGCTCGCCGAACGCGCCGCCAGCACCAGGTCGCAAGCCAGCGCAATGTTGGCGCCAGCCCCGGCCGCAACGCCGTTGACCGCGCAGATCACCGGCATTGGCAGGTCGCGCAGTTGGCGGATCAACGGGTTGTAGAACTTCTCGATGGACTCGCCCAGGTCCGGCACGGCGCTGCCCGGCGCGACATTGCGGTCGCTCAGATCCTGGCCGGCGCAGAAGCCGCGGCCTTCACCGGTCAGCAATAACACACGCACGTCCGGGTTCTGCCGCACTTGCTTGAGCGCTTCTTTGACTTCGCCATGCATCTGGGTGTTGAAGCTGTTGAGCTGCTCCGGCCGATTGAGGCTGAGCAGGGCGACGCCGGCGTCGATGGAAAACAGGATGTGTTCGAAGTTCATGGTCTTGGCGTTCTCTTGGCAGTCGTTCGAATTCGGATGTCGTTGGCCGCTTTATTGCCCGGTGAAAGTCGGGCTGCGCTTTTCCTGGAAGGCTGCAATGCCCTCGTCGCGGTCGCGGGTGCCGGCCAGCACGGTGAAGGCGTGACGCTCGAAACGCAGGCCGCTGGCCAGGTCGGTGTCCATGGCCTTGAGCAGTGCTTCCTTGGCCAGGCGCGCTGCCAGCGGTGCCTTGGCCGCAATGCTGCGGGCGATGTACAGGGCGCGCTCGACGGTGAATTCCGGTTGCGTCACTTCGCTGACCAGCCCGGCGCGCTGGGCCTGGCGGGCGTCGATTGCCTCGCCGGTCAGGACCATCTGCATGGCCATGGATTTTCCGACGGCGCGCAGCAAGCGTTGGGTACCACCGGCGCCGGGCATGATCCCGAGGTTGATTTCCGGTTGCCCGAAGCGGGCATCTTCGCCAGCGATAATGATGTCGGCGTGCATTGCCAGTTCGCAGCCACCACCGAGGGCGAAGCCGTTGACGGCGGCGATGAGCGGTTTGCTGAAGCGGGTGATGGTTTGCCACGAAGCCTGGCGCGGGTCGTCGAGGATGCCGACCAGATTGCGCTCGGCCATTTCCTTGATGTCAGCCCCGGCGGCGAAGGCCTTGCGGCTACCGGTGAGGACCACGGCGCGGGTGTCGGGGTCGGCCTGCGCGGTGCTTAGCTCAGTGGCCAGTTCGCCCAGTAACTCGGTGGTCAGAGCGTTCAGGGCTTGCGGGCGCTGCAGGGTAATCAGGCGGACGCCAGGCTCGATCAATTCGACGGCAAGGGTCAGAGGCATGGCGATGCTCTCACGGTTCACGCTCGGCGTGGCGCCGGCTCGTTATTGGATCGGCCGCAGGGGCCGGTTTTGCCGAAGTATAGCTATAACGTGATACGTAAAAGCAATACTGAAATGTATTTAATGTGTCTTATTGGGGGGTGTTTGTATTTCATTGTGGCCTGTTGAAGGGGTGGATTTAGTGGATTTGGTCCTGAATATATTGGGGTTTATGGCGGTTTTTGGGGCGAATTGGCATTCGTCGGAAAGGTGCATTTCAAGTGATACGCTTTTTAATCTTTGTGATGTTAAAAGTGATGTGATACAAAATGAGTCATTATCCGCATCGCTTTGTGAAGGAGCCGTCCATGACCTGCTACAGCCTTGATGGCCTGACCCCGGTGGTTGACCCGAGTGCTTATGTGCATCCGTCCGCCGTGTTGATCGGTGACGTGATCATCGGCCCGCATTGTTATGTCGGGCCGCTGGCGAGCTTGCGCGGTGACTTTGGGCGGATCGTGCTGGAGGAAGGCGCCAACCTGCAGGACACCTGCGTGATGCACGGTTTTCCCGACAGCGATACCGTGGTCGAACGCAACGGCCACATCGGCCATGGCGCGGTGCTGCACGGTTGTCGGATCGGGGCCGACGTGTTGGTTGGCATGAATGCGGTGGTGATGGACAACGCGCGGATTGGCGCACGCTCGTTCGTGTCGGCGGCTGCCTTCGTCAAGGCCGGTTTCGAATGCCCGGAGCAGTCGCTGGTCATGGGCGCCCCGGCCAGCGTCAAACGCACCCTCAGCGATCAGGAAGTCGCGTGGAAGCTGGCTGGCACCCGGGAGTATCAGCAACTGGCCCAGCGTTGCCTGACACAGATGCACGTCTGCGAACCGTTGAGCGAACCGGAGCCGGATCGCCCGCGGATCAGTGACAGTGGGTTGCGGCCCAAAGGCAGCAGCCTGTGAACACAGAGCCCCAGTAGGAGCCGGCTTGCTGGCGAAGCTGTGTCAGCTACCTTGGTGTCGACTGACACACCATCGCCAGCAAGCCGGCTCCTACAAGGGATTGGTCTTAACCAGTTAGCTTTCGGTATATTCCTTTTCTTTTTTCGCACGGAACGCCCATGTCGTCCCTGACGCCCTTGAACCATCTGATTACCCGCTTCCAGGAGCAGACGCCGATCCGCGCCAGCTCCTTGATCATCACGTTGTACGGGGATGCCATCGAACCCCATGGCGGCACTGTCTGGCTGGGCAGCCTGATTCAGCTGCTCGAACCGATCGGCATCAATGAACGGTTGATCCGCACCTCGATTTTCCGCCTGACCAAGGAAGGCTGGCTGACCGCCGAAAAAGTCGGTCGTCGCAGCTACTACAGCCTGACGGGCACCGGCCGTCGCCGTTTCGACAAGGCCTTCAAGCGGGTCTACAGCACGACGATGCCGGCCTGGGATGGTTCCTGGTGCCTGGTGATGCTGTCGCAACTGACCCCGGACAAGCGCAAGCAAGTGCGCGAGGAGCTGGAATGGCAAGGCTTCGGCGCGATTTCGCCGGTGGTGCTGGCGTGCCCGCGCAGCGATCGTTCCGACGTCAACGCGACGCTGCTCGACCTCGGCGCCCAGGAAGACACCATCGTTTTCGAAACCACCGTCCAGGACGTACTGGCCTCCAAGGCGCTGCGCCTGCAAGTGCGCGAGAGCTGGAACATCGAAGAGCTGGCGACCCATTACAGCGAGTTCATCCAGCTGTTCCGTCCGTTGTGGCAGGCACTTCGCGAACAGGAAAACCTGCAACCGGCCGACTGCTTTCTGGCGCGGATCCTGCTGATTCACGAATACCGCAAACTGCTGCTGCGCGACCCGCAACTGCCGGATGAATTGCTGCCCGGCGATTGGGAAGGCCGCGCCGCCCGGCAGTTGTGCCGCAACATTTACCGTCTGATTTACGCCAAGGCCGAAGAGTGGCTCAACAGCGCACTGGAAACGGCCGATGGTCCGCTACCGGATGTCGGTGAAAGTTTCTATCGGCGTTTCGGCGGACTGAAGTAACACGTCATTGTTCAGGGAGCGGTGCGGTTCAGGAGACTTGAAGCATCCCGATGTCGTGTGGATTGACGTAGACAATAAAAATAAGCCTGCGTGAGGCCTGACATGATTTTTACCACTGCACAGCGCCATGATAGGTTCGATCAATGGATCCATCAGATCAACCAGATCTGTGGCGCCTTCAACGCACAGCCCCTGGGTAGCGAGTTTGCCGGGCGCATCCGCGAATACCAGAGCGACGCGCTCAGGCTCAGTTTCGTCGACGTGTGCCAGGCCCGACTGTTTCGCACACCCCAGGAAGTCGCGGCGGGCGAGGGCGGCAAGTATTTTGCGGTGTTCCAGCTCGAAGGCTCGGCGGGCATGGCCCAGGGTGACGACAAGGTGTTGCTGGCGCCCGGCGACATCACACTGATCGATGCCGCACGGCCCAGCGATTTCACCTACAGCGAAAACTCCCGACAGTTGTCGCTGATCCTGCCGCATCAAGTGGTCGAACAAACCCTGCGCTTCAACCAGGTCAAGTGCGGTCACCGGATTGCCGCGTCATCCCCCATCGCGATGTTGTCGCACCGACTGATCCTCGATGCTACCCGCCAGCAGCACCTGACCCGGCAGGAAAGCGAAGCGACCCTGGAAGCGATTGTGAGTCTGCTGCGCCCGGCGATCAGTCAGGGCGAAGAGTGCACCGATGCGCATGAGCGCCTCTTCCGCAAGACCTTGAGCTTCATCGACGCGAACATTCGCTCCGAAGAGTTGTGCCCGGAGTGGCTGGCGCGTGAAATCGGCATGTCCACCCGTGGCCTGTACCGGATGTTTGCCAGGAAGGGGTTGGTGGTGGCGCGTTACATCAAGAACCGCCGCCTGGACTTGTGCGCCGAATCCCTGCGTGGCTTGGGCAAGGAACAGAAGCTGTCGGTGCTGGGGTATTCGTGGGGGTTTTCCGATTCGAGCTACTTCTCCACGGCGTTCAAATCACGCTTCGGCATTGCGCCGGGGGAGTATCGCAAGCGGCATGCGTGATTGTTTGCCTGACGCTGCTTGACCCTGTGGGAGCCGGCTTGCTGGCGAAGGCGGTCTTGAGGTTTGTGTTGTTCTTTCGGCCTTAAAAGATCGCAGCCTTCGGCAGCTCCTACATTGACGGTGTGGAAACCCGATCCTGTAGGAGCTGCCGAAGGCTGCGAGCTTCTTGTGTTTACTTCGGTGCGTTGAGGTTCAAGGTCGGCGTTTCATCGAAGAAGTTCCACGGCTTCAATAGCACATGCACCCACTCCGTCGGCATGATCGGCCATTCCTCGGCACGGGCGATGTGGGTGGTGCCGGTGGTCAGCCAGACCACGTCGTCGGTGTTCTCGATGGACTGGTTGTCCTGGGTGAACTGCCCCAGGCCCGAGTCTTTATCCGAGCGGTTCGGGTACTTGCCTTCCGGGTATTTTTCCTCAGGGTTGTACTGCGTCACCCACAACTGCTTGTCCATGAAATTCAGGCGATGGTAGAGCCATTCATCCTTGCCGAAGTTGGCGCCCTTGGCCACCGGGTGCGTACCGCCGGCATACGGAATCAGCTGATAGGAAACGGTGTTGCCTACCTTGTTTTCCTTGCCGGGGTTGCTCAGCAGGCGCACGGTCGACGGGTCGAATTTCTGCGCCGCTTGCTGCTCGGTGGTGACCACTTTGGTGTCGGTCTGCATGGTACTGGTGCGCGGGCCGCCACGGTCGTTGGGCAACACCACCGGGTTCACTTCAACTAGCGAGTTCTGCTCGCCGTCCACGTCCATATCGAGGCGGAAGTTATAGATGTGCTGGTGCGTGGTGCCGACGATATTGTGGTCCAGCAAGGTGCCGTAGCGGGTATCTTCCTTGGCAGTGTCTTCGTGCATGGTTTTGGACTTCACGCCCTTGACCGCTTCGATGCCGGTCGCCCCGGCGTCGATGCCGATGGTGCCGTTCTGCTGGAAGACCCAGTCGAAGATGTAGTCGTAGTTGCCGACGGTGCTGATCCAGCGCA
Proteins encoded:
- the paaG gene encoding 2-(1,2-epoxy-1,2-dihydrophenyl)acetyl-CoA isomerase PaaG, with amino-acid sequence MNFEHILFSIDAGVALLSLNRPEQLNSFNTQMHGEVKEALKQVRQNPDVRVLLLTGEGRGFCAGQDLSDRNVAPGSAVPDLGESIEKFYNPLIRQLRDLPMPVICAVNGVAAGAGANIALACDLVLAARSASFIQAFCKIGLVPDSGGTWTLPRLVGMARAKALTLLGSRLSAEQAEQWGLIYQCVDDAQLRDEALKLARHLATQPTYGLALIKRSLNASMSNSFDEQLELERDLQRLAGRSEDYREGVGAFMEKRTPSFKGR
- the paaF gene encoding 2,3-dehydroadipyl-CoA hydratase PaaF is translated as MPLTLAVELIEPGVRLITLQRPQALNALTTELLGELATELSTAQADPDTRAVVLTGSRKAFAAGADIKEMAERNLVGILDDPRQASWQTITRFSKPLIAAVNGFALGGGCELAMHADIIIAGEDARFGQPEINLGIMPGAGGTQRLLRAVGKSMAMQMVLTGEAIDARQAQRAGLVSEVTQPEFTVERALYIARSIAAKAPLAARLAKEALLKAMDTDLASGLRFERHAFTVLAGTRDRDEGIAAFQEKRSPTFTGQ
- the paaY gene encoding phenylacetic acid degradation protein PaaY, whose translation is MTCYSLDGLTPVVDPSAYVHPSAVLIGDVIIGPHCYVGPLASLRGDFGRIVLEEGANLQDTCVMHGFPDSDTVVERNGHIGHGAVLHGCRIGADVLVGMNAVVMDNARIGARSFVSAAAFVKAGFECPEQSLVMGAPASVKRTLSDQEVAWKLAGTREYQQLAQRCLTQMHVCEPLSEPEPDRPRISDSGLRPKGSSL
- the paaX gene encoding phenylacetic acid degradation operon negative regulatory protein PaaX, which gives rise to MSSLTPLNHLITRFQEQTPIRASSLIITLYGDAIEPHGGTVWLGSLIQLLEPIGINERLIRTSIFRLTKEGWLTAEKVGRRSYYSLTGTGRRRFDKAFKRVYSTTMPAWDGSWCLVMLSQLTPDKRKQVREELEWQGFGAISPVVLACPRSDRSDVNATLLDLGAQEDTIVFETTVQDVLASKALRLQVRESWNIEELATHYSEFIQLFRPLWQALREQENLQPADCFLARILLIHEYRKLLLRDPQLPDELLPGDWEGRAARQLCRNIYRLIYAKAEEWLNSALETADGPLPDVGESFYRRFGGLK
- the feaR gene encoding transcriptional regulator FeaR, with protein sequence MIFTTAQRHDRFDQWIHQINQICGAFNAQPLGSEFAGRIREYQSDALRLSFVDVCQARLFRTPQEVAAGEGGKYFAVFQLEGSAGMAQGDDKVLLAPGDITLIDAARPSDFTYSENSRQLSLILPHQVVEQTLRFNQVKCGHRIAASSPIAMLSHRLILDATRQQHLTRQESEATLEAIVSLLRPAISQGEECTDAHERLFRKTLSFIDANIRSEELCPEWLAREIGMSTRGLYRMFARKGLVVARYIKNRRLDLCAESLRGLGKEQKLSVLGYSWGFSDSSYFSTAFKSRFGIAPGEYRKRHA